In a single window of the Ancylobacter polymorphus genome:
- a CDS encoding ABC transporter permease: MKLNNAFSLLRGDKLAFAAAIYLAVVVVLALIGPELFGKTATAINLRARNLASFDLSQGWQYILGSDSLGRSVLARIMVGARNTIGIAFGSVIASLCIGGAIGIIAGLSRGTLGSIIVRSVDVIMSFPSLLLALIVLYVMGPDPVNIIVVLAITRLPVYIRTARAEVLEIRERAFVSASRVMGASGFHIAVRHIVPLVLPTLLIIAALDFAYVMLAESALSFLGIGVQPPDITWGLMVAEGRGYINVAWSLSFWPGLAIMLTAIAANLLASWFRLAADPTLAKGRKSPDAAHA, translated from the coding sequence ATGAAACTCAACAACGCATTTTCTCTTTTGCGCGGCGACAAGCTTGCCTTCGCCGCGGCGATCTATCTCGCCGTCGTCGTGGTGCTCGCGCTGATCGGCCCGGAGCTGTTCGGGAAGACGGCGACGGCAATCAACCTGCGGGCGCGTAATCTTGCGAGTTTCGATCTGAGCCAGGGCTGGCAATACATTCTGGGCTCAGACTCCCTTGGCCGCAGCGTTCTGGCCCGCATAATGGTTGGCGCAAGGAACACGATCGGAATCGCATTCGGCTCGGTAATCGCCTCGCTTTGCATCGGCGGCGCGATCGGGATCATCGCCGGATTGAGCCGGGGGACGCTGGGCAGCATCATCGTCCGTTCCGTGGACGTCATAATGAGCTTCCCATCACTGCTGCTCGCACTAATCGTTCTGTACGTTATGGGGCCGGACCCGGTGAACATCATCGTTGTTCTCGCGATCACACGTCTGCCGGTCTACATCCGCACCGCCAGGGCTGAGGTGCTCGAAATTCGCGAGCGCGCCTTCGTGTCTGCCTCGCGGGTAATGGGCGCGAGCGGATTTCATATCGCGGTGCGCCATATCGTGCCCCTCGTGCTGCCGACACTTTTGATCATTGCTGCGCTTGATTTCGCTTATGTCATGCTGGCAGAATCGGCTCTCAGTTTCCTCGGCATCGGCGTCCAGCCGCCCGACATAACTTGGGGCCTGATGGTCGCCGAGGGGCGTGGATACATAAACGTGGCGTGGTCGCTTTCGTTCTGGCCCGGTCTTGCGATCATGCTGACCGCCATCGCCGCAAATCTTCTTGCGAGCTGGTTCCGTCTGGCCGCCGACCCGACACTCGCAAAAGGCAGGAAATCACCGGATGCCGCCCATGCTTGA
- a CDS encoding FAD-linked oxidase C-terminal domain-containing protein yields the protein MIEIPPPDPHILSRRKEIIAGLAALVEPEALVTSEEERRAFETDGLTAYRRMPLAVVLPASTEEVSRVLRFCTENGVKVVARGAGTSLAGGAIPLEDAVVIGVSRLSTVLSVNYVNRTARVQAGITNLAISQHVSPAGFFYAPDPSSQLACSIAGNIAMNSGGAHCLKYGVTTNNLMGVTMVLADGTVVEIGGDHLDSGGYDFLALICGSEGQLGIVTEATVRILRAAESARPILLGFATVEEAGAAVAAIIASGIIPVALEYMDREAISITEDYARAGYPLDVEAMLIIEVEGGEAEIEHTLAQILEISKKHNPRSVRVSSSAAESAAIWKGRKAAFGATGRISDYICMDGTIPTGQLPYVLKRMDEIIAHYGLRVANVFHAGDGNLHPLILFDINTPGEMEKAEHAGEDILKLCVEVGGCLTGEHGVGIEKRDLMTYQFNDADLKQQMRVRSVFDPHWLLNPGKVFPLQQLRAD from the coding sequence ATGATCGAAATTCCGCCGCCCGATCCGCACATACTCTCTCGACGCAAGGAAATCATCGCCGGGCTCGCGGCGCTCGTCGAGCCCGAGGCGCTGGTCACCAGCGAAGAGGAACGCCGCGCTTTCGAGACAGACGGCCTGACCGCCTATCGCCGGATGCCGCTGGCCGTCGTCCTGCCGGCCAGCACGGAAGAAGTGTCACGCGTTCTTCGCTTCTGCACGGAGAATGGTGTGAAGGTCGTCGCGCGCGGCGCGGGTACATCGCTCGCGGGCGGCGCGATCCCGCTTGAGGATGCGGTCGTCATCGGCGTCTCGCGGCTGAGCACGGTCCTATCCGTCAACTATGTCAACCGCACCGCGCGCGTCCAGGCCGGCATCACCAATCTCGCGATCAGCCAGCATGTATCTCCGGCCGGCTTCTTCTACGCGCCCGACCCGTCGAGCCAGCTCGCCTGCAGCATAGCAGGCAACATAGCGATGAACTCCGGCGGGGCGCACTGTCTGAAGTATGGCGTAACGACAAACAATCTCATGGGCGTGACGATGGTTCTCGCCGACGGGACCGTGGTCGAAATCGGCGGCGACCATCTCGATTCGGGTGGATACGATTTTCTCGCGCTGATCTGCGGGTCAGAAGGCCAGCTCGGCATCGTCACCGAGGCAACGGTTCGCATTCTGCGCGCGGCGGAAAGCGCTCGGCCGATCCTGCTCGGCTTCGCGACCGTCGAGGAGGCTGGCGCGGCTGTCGCCGCGATCATTGCCAGCGGCATCATACCCGTCGCGCTCGAATATATGGACCGCGAAGCAATCAGCATCACGGAAGATTACGCTCGCGCAGGGTATCCGCTCGATGTCGAGGCGATGCTGATCATCGAGGTCGAGGGCGGCGAGGCGGAAATCGAGCACACGCTGGCGCAGATTCTCGAAATATCAAAGAAGCACAATCCCCGCTCCGTGCGTGTCTCCAGTTCCGCCGCCGAAAGCGCGGCGATCTGGAAAGGACGGAAGGCGGCCTTCGGCGCGACCGGCAGGATTTCCGACTATATCTGCATGGATGGAACGATCCCGACGGGCCAGCTCCCTTACGTTCTGAAGCGCATGGACGAGATCATCGCGCATTACGGTTTGCGGGTCGCCAATGTCTTTCACGCCGGTGACGGAAATCTGCATCCGCTCATTCTGTTCGACATCAACACGCCGGGCGAAATGGAAAAGGCCGAACACGCGGGCGAAGACATTCTGAAATTGTGCGTCGAGGTTGGCGGTTGCCTCACCGGAGAACACGGCGTGGGCATCGAAAAACGTGATCTCATGACCTATCAGTTCAACGATGCCGATCTTAAGCAGCAGATGCGCGTGCGCTCCGTCTTCGATCCCCACTGGCTGCTGAACCCCGGCAAGGTGTTTCCGCTGCAGCAGCTTCGCGCGGACTGA
- the glcF gene encoding glycolate oxidase subunit GlcF — translation MQTNFSREQLEDSATRISEKVLRTCVHCGFCTATCPTYLLLGNELDSPRGRIYLIKDMLEGGKPATENVVKHIDRCLSCLSCMTTCPSGVHYMHLVDHARAHIERTYRRPLHQRLMRGILAWVLPYPARFRSALTAAAIVRPLRKAFAVIPAIGPQIGAMLELAPPFLPRAAQQPDTRVRAPHARVAILGGCAQPVLKPHYNEAATRFLNRHGVEVVNVEGEGCCGALVHHMGREHDALDFARRNVDVWIAEMDGKGLDAIIITASGCGTTIKDYGFMLRNDPAYAEKAARVSALAKDITEYAAALGDLKGTNGKGLTVAYHSACSMQHGQQIRQPPKMLLEMLGFTVREVPEGHICCGSAGTYNILQPKIARRLRDRKIANINKTSPDLIATGNIGCATQIGSGTGIPIVHTIELMDWATGGPAPAGMPDRLLGH, via the coding sequence ATGCAGACAAATTTCAGCCGCGAACAGCTTGAGGACTCCGCCACGCGGATTTCCGAGAAGGTGCTGCGCACATGCGTTCACTGCGGCTTCTGCACGGCGACTTGCCCGACCTATCTTCTGCTCGGCAACGAACTCGACAGCCCGCGCGGGCGCATCTATCTCATCAAGGATATGCTGGAGGGCGGAAAGCCCGCGACAGAGAATGTCGTGAAGCATATCGACAGATGCCTTTCGTGCCTGTCCTGTATGACGACCTGCCCATCCGGCGTGCATTACATGCACCTCGTCGATCATGCGCGCGCGCACATCGAGAGGACCTACCGGCGCCCACTGCATCAGCGGCTCATGCGCGGCATTCTCGCATGGGTTTTGCCTTATCCGGCACGCTTCCGTTCCGCACTCACGGCCGCCGCGATTGTCCGCCCGCTCCGCAAGGCTTTTGCCGTCATTCCCGCGATCGGACCTCAGATCGGTGCGATGCTGGAGCTTGCGCCGCCATTTCTGCCACGCGCCGCGCAGCAGCCCGACACGCGTGTTCGCGCACCCCACGCCCGCGTCGCAATTCTCGGCGGGTGCGCTCAGCCTGTCCTTAAGCCTCACTACAACGAGGCGGCGACGCGGTTTCTCAATCGTCACGGCGTCGAAGTCGTAAATGTCGAGGGAGAAGGGTGCTGCGGCGCACTCGTGCACCATATGGGCCGCGAGCATGACGCGCTCGACTTCGCGCGCCGCAATGTCGATGTCTGGATAGCGGAGATGGACGGCAAGGGTCTCGATGCCATCATCATTACAGCATCCGGATGCGGCACGACGATCAAGGACTACGGATTCATGCTGCGGAACGACCCGGCCTACGCGGAAAAGGCCGCGCGTGTCAGCGCCCTCGCCAAGGACATAACGGAATATGCGGCCGCGCTTGGCGATCTGAAAGGCACGAACGGCAAGGGGCTCACCGTCGCTTACCACTCGGCCTGCTCTATGCAGCATGGGCAGCAGATAAGGCAGCCCCCGAAAATGCTGCTCGAAATGCTCGGCTTTACGGTGCGCGAGGTGCCTGAGGGGCATATCTGCTGCGGATCGGCCGGAACCTACAACATTCTCCAGCCCAAGATCGCGCGGCGCCTGCGCGACCGTAAGATCGCGAACATAAACAAGACTTCCCCCGATCTTATCGCCACCGGTAATATCGGCTGCGCGACGCAAATCGGAAGCGGAACCGGTATTCCAATAGTCCATACGATCGAACTGATGGACTGGGCGACCGGCGGCCCCGCGCCGGCCGGCATGCCGGACCGTCTTCTGGGACATTGA
- a CDS encoding ABC transporter permease, with protein MSGYILRRGGQSLVALMALLVLVFFLSRLTGNPTDLYMPMDASLEQREAFATKHGFNDPLYVQFGNFVANIAKFDFGDSIFQGRPAMTAALEAFPVTLRLALITMVLALGLAVLIGSLAAYRPGGLFDRVASLLTISSASTPDFWLAIVGILIFSVTLGWLPTSGTGTIWHWLLPVGVLLVRPLGLLTQVVRMSMISALASPYVKTARAKGAPKRRVVFVHALRNSMLSVVTVAGDQAAALINGAVVVETVFGWPGIGNLMIGAIKQRDFAVLQACILVTAVAIFLMNILIDFAYSRLDPRIRG; from the coding sequence ATGAGCGGATATATCCTGCGACGCGGGGGGCAGAGCCTTGTAGCGCTTATGGCGCTTCTGGTGCTCGTTTTCTTCCTGTCCCGCCTGACGGGCAATCCTACCGATCTATATATGCCGATGGATGCTTCGCTTGAGCAGCGCGAGGCGTTTGCCACCAAGCACGGCTTCAACGATCCCCTGTATGTGCAGTTTGGAAACTTTGTCGCGAACATCGCCAAGTTCGACTTTGGTGACTCAATTTTCCAGGGGCGCCCGGCCATGACGGCCGCGCTTGAGGCTTTCCCGGTTACGCTGCGGCTCGCGCTCATTACCATGGTGCTCGCGCTCGGCCTTGCGGTGCTGATAGGCTCGCTTGCCGCCTATCGCCCCGGTGGTCTGTTTGACCGCGTGGCGAGCCTGCTTACGATCAGCAGCGCCTCGACGCCGGATTTCTGGCTGGCGATCGTCGGCATCCTCATCTTTTCCGTGACACTGGGCTGGCTGCCGACCTCCGGAACCGGAACCATCTGGCACTGGCTGCTGCCGGTGGGTGTTCTGCTCGTGCGGCCGCTGGGTCTACTGACGCAGGTGGTGCGCATGTCGATGATCAGCGCGCTGGCGTCGCCGTATGTCAAAACAGCGCGGGCCAAGGGCGCGCCGAAACGGCGCGTTGTCTTTGTACATGCGCTTCGCAATTCCATGCTTTCCGTTGTCACCGTGGCCGGCGATCAGGCCGCCGCGCTCATCAACGGAGCGGTCGTTGTCGAGACCGTGTTCGGTTGGCCTGGCATCGGGAACCTAATGATCGGGGCGATCAAGCAGCGCGATTTCGCGGTGCTGCAAGCGTGTATTCTTGTTACGGCTGTTGCGATCTTTCTGATGAACATTCTGATCGACTTCGCCTACTCCCGCCTTGATCCGCGGATTCGCGGCTAG
- a CDS encoding ABC transporter ATP-binding protein: MLEQNVPILDVENLVIDFQTPSGIFQAVRDISFRVDRNESVAIIGESGSGKSVTANTVLGLLDCPPGRIKSGDIRFRGKSLLSMRLRERRDLYGRSIAMVFQDPLTHLNPVYPVGWQIAEVCRIHGMARREANEHALELMVHVGIVDPHKRFNAYPHQFSGGQRQRIMIAMAMAMQPDLLIADEPTTALDVTVQARILDLLRRLQSETGMSMLMITHDLGVAADIADRVVVMQKGKLVEEGSVETVFRSPKHAYTKQLLTDRSEEYRSSKSHDGETLIEVSGLNIHYGAHHAVKDVEFSVAKGEIVGIVGESGSGKSTVASTILRLREPTSGSIRYRGKDVGALSGADLRGYNRAVQAVFQDPYSSLNPRMNVFRVLSEPWTLHPDVLPRDKWRARAAELLEMVGLQVSDLEKFPGEFSGGQRQRVAIARALALNPEVVVCDEAVSALDMTIQAQIITLLTSLRRDLGLAYVFIAHDLTLVEKFADHVLVMKSGEIVEQGATKDVFGSPKDDYTRRLIAASPVADPKLQAERRRSLQLA; this comes from the coding sequence ATGCTTGAGCAGAACGTTCCTATCCTCGATGTCGAAAATCTCGTGATCGATTTTCAGACGCCGAGCGGCATTTTCCAAGCTGTCCGCGATATCAGCTTCCGGGTCGATCGCAACGAGAGCGTTGCGATCATCGGCGAAAGCGGTTCCGGAAAGAGCGTGACGGCCAACACGGTTCTGGGCCTGCTCGATTGTCCGCCCGGCCGCATCAAATCGGGAGACATTCGCTTTCGCGGCAAGAGTCTGCTGTCGATGCGCCTACGCGAGCGGCGCGATCTTTATGGCCGCAGCATTGCGATGGTGTTTCAGGACCCGCTGACCCATCTCAACCCCGTCTACCCCGTGGGCTGGCAGATCGCCGAGGTCTGCCGCATTCACGGCATGGCGCGCCGCGAGGCGAACGAGCATGCGCTCGAGTTGATGGTACATGTAGGTATTGTGGATCCGCATAAGCGTTTTAACGCCTATCCGCACCAGTTTTCGGGCGGTCAGCGCCAGCGCATCATGATCGCGATGGCAATGGCGATGCAGCCCGATCTTCTGATCGCCGACGAGCCGACGACCGCGCTCGATGTGACCGTGCAGGCCCGAATTCTCGATCTTTTGCGCCGGCTCCAGTCCGAGACCGGCATGTCGATGCTGATGATCACGCACGATCTCGGCGTCGCGGCTGACATCGCCGACCGTGTGGTCGTCATGCAAAAAGGCAAACTGGTGGAGGAGGGCTCCGTCGAGACCGTTTTCCGCTCGCCGAAACATGCCTACACCAAGCAATTGCTTACCGACCGGTCCGAAGAATACCGTTCTTCCAAAAGTCATGACGGGGAGACGCTGATTGAGGTCTCCGGTCTAAACATTCATTACGGCGCGCATCACGCGGTGAAGGATGTGGAGTTCTCTGTTGCCAAGGGCGAGATCGTCGGCATCGTCGGCGAATCCGGTTCCGGAAAGTCGACTGTCGCCAGCACGATCCTGCGGCTGAGAGAGCCGACGTCGGGTTCGATCCGCTATCGCGGCAAGGATGTCGGCGCTCTTTCGGGGGCGGATCTGCGTGGCTATAACCGTGCCGTCCAGGCCGTGTTTCAGGATCCCTACAGCTCGCTGAATCCGCGGATGAACGTGTTCCGTGTTCTGTCCGAGCCGTGGACATTGCATCCCGATGTGCTGCCGCGTGACAAATGGCGTGCCCGGGCGGCTGAGCTGTTGGAAATGGTTGGGCTGCAGGTCTCCGATCTCGAGAAGTTTCCCGGCGAGTTCTCGGGCGGGCAGCGTCAGCGTGTTGCGATTGCCCGCGCTCTTGCGCTCAATCCCGAAGTGGTGGTGTGCGATGAGGCCGTGTCGGCGCTCGACATGACAATACAGGCGCAGATCATCACGCTCCTTACCAGCTTGCGGCGCGATCTCGGTCTTGCGTATGTCTTCATCGCGCACGATCTGACACTCGTCGAGAAGTTCGCCGACCATGTGCTTGTTATGAAGTCCGGCGAAATCGTCGAGCAGGGCGCGACGAAGGATGTGTTCGGTTCACCCAAGGACGACTATACACGCCGCCTGATCGCCGCGAGCCCGGTGGCGGACCCCAAGCTCCAGGCCGAACGTCGGCGTAGCCTTCAGCTCGCCTGA
- a CDS encoding ABC transporter substrate-binding protein: MGITNSLSLKAAAFVAVSVMTLPVLAAGSDVTIVLDVQPDQVDACQASKSQVGKVIKQNVTETLTEIDPASGKVLPRLATEWSQTDPQTWRLKLRENVKFHDGTPFNGEALKVAFARLLNEKLDCEIRVKYFGGLTVDVGVLGEHEVEIKTNKPIPILPTLLSTVTVPAPSTPHDEYSRQPIGTGPYTFADWQAGKNIVLKRFDEYWGEKPAVTSATYVWRQESTVRAAMVASGEADIAFNIAVQDAIDPRTDFSYLNAETTRLRIDVPIAPLDDIRVRQALNYAIDRDALQGTIFSEDVIPATQLVVPGTNGHNPDLKPYVYDLDKAKELLKQAEAAGVPVKKEILLVGRHNFFPNSEEAVQALQAMYSAAGLNVKLQMTESSEWYDALFKPFAESRGPNLFLDQHDNTSGDASLTIYAKYHSNGGQSVLNDKELDDLIDRANVATGEERTKLYQQAFKRIHEELVGDVALFHMVGFTRVNGRLEFKPTLATNGELQLAQIKIR; this comes from the coding sequence ATGGGTATAACGAACAGTCTTTCGCTGAAGGCTGCGGCCTTCGTCGCTGTGTCAGTCATGACTTTGCCGGTGCTGGCCGCCGGGAGCGATGTGACCATCGTGCTCGACGTTCAACCGGATCAAGTGGACGCCTGCCAGGCGTCGAAGTCGCAGGTCGGCAAGGTCATTAAGCAGAACGTGACCGAGACGCTGACCGAGATTGACCCGGCCAGCGGCAAAGTGCTCCCGCGCCTTGCAACGGAGTGGTCGCAGACCGACCCGCAGACGTGGCGTCTGAAGCTTCGCGAAAATGTGAAGTTCCACGACGGCACGCCGTTTAACGGCGAGGCCCTTAAAGTGGCGTTCGCGCGCCTTCTCAACGAGAAGCTGGACTGCGAAATCCGCGTCAAATATTTCGGCGGCCTGACGGTCGATGTCGGCGTGCTCGGCGAGCACGAAGTCGAGATCAAGACCAACAAGCCGATTCCGATTCTGCCGACGCTCCTCAGCACCGTGACGGTTCCGGCACCCAGCACGCCGCACGATGAATACTCGCGCCAGCCGATCGGCACGGGTCCTTACACCTTCGCCGATTGGCAGGCCGGCAAGAACATCGTTCTGAAGCGGTTCGATGAGTATTGGGGCGAGAAGCCGGCGGTGACGTCCGCGACCTATGTCTGGCGCCAGGAATCGACGGTCCGCGCGGCGATGGTTGCTTCGGGTGAAGCGGACATCGCGTTCAACATCGCGGTTCAGGATGCCATCGACCCCAGGACGGACTTCAGCTACCTGAACGCGGAGACCACGCGTCTGCGCATCGATGTGCCGATCGCGCCGCTCGACGACATCCGCGTGCGGCAGGCGCTGAACTATGCCATCGACCGCGATGCGCTGCAGGGAACGATCTTCAGCGAAGACGTCATCCCAGCGACGCAACTCGTCGTCCCCGGCACCAATGGTCATAACCCTGATCTGAAGCCCTACGTCTATGACCTCGACAAGGCCAAGGAACTCTTGAAGCAGGCCGAGGCGGCGGGCGTTCCGGTCAAGAAGGAGATCCTGCTGGTTGGCCGTCACAACTTCTTCCCGAACTCGGAAGAGGCGGTTCAGGCGCTCCAGGCCATGTACAGTGCCGCTGGGTTGAACGTGAAACTGCAGATGACGGAATCGTCCGAATGGTACGATGCGCTGTTCAAGCCGTTCGCGGAAAGCCGGGGCCCTAACTTGTTCCTCGATCAGCATGACAACACGTCTGGCGACGCTTCGCTGACAATCTACGCGAAGTATCACTCCAACGGCGGTCAGTCTGTTCTGAACGACAAGGAACTCGACGATCTGATCGACCGCGCCAATGTGGCAACCGGAGAAGAACGCACCAAGCTCTACCAGCAGGCCTTCAAGCGCATCCATGAAGAACTGGTCGGCGATGTTGCGCTGTTTCACATGGTCGGATTCACGCGCGTAAACGGTCGTCTGGAATTCAAACCGACCCTTGCAACTAACGGCGAGCTTCAACTCGCGCAGATCAAAATCCGATAA
- a CDS encoding gamma carbonic anhydrase family protein: protein MSVYSLDEHVPAGQSPWLAPDATIIGRVTMGSDVSVWFGAVLRGDNDDIRIGSRTNIQDGAIVHADPGFPAHIGEGCTIGHRAIVHGCTIGDGCLIGMGAIVLNGAVIGAHSVVGAGAIVLEGKVYPERSLIVGAPAKAIRTLTPEDDANLDAAAATYVSNAARFRHGLRLAELTEQP, encoded by the coding sequence ATGTCCGTCTATTCACTCGATGAGCATGTCCCTGCGGGCCAATCTCCCTGGCTGGCGCCGGACGCGACGATAATCGGCCGGGTCACGATGGGCAGCGATGTCAGCGTGTGGTTCGGCGCGGTGCTGCGCGGCGACAATGACGACATCCGCATCGGCTCGCGCACGAATATCCAGGATGGCGCTATCGTACATGCGGATCCCGGCTTTCCGGCGCATATCGGTGAGGGCTGCACGATCGGCCACCGCGCCATCGTTCACGGCTGCACGATCGGCGACGGCTGCCTTATCGGTATGGGCGCCATCGTGCTGAACGGCGCCGTCATCGGTGCTCACAGCGTGGTCGGCGCGGGCGCGATCGTTCTTGAAGGAAAAGTCTATCCGGAACGCTCTCTCATCGTCGGCGCGCCCGCCAAGGCGATAAGAACGCTGACGCCGGAGGACGACGCCAATCTCGACGCGGCGGCTGCAACCTATGTCTCAAACGCTGCACGCTTCCGGCACGGGCTAAGGCTCGCGGAACTCACCGAGCAGCCATGA
- the glcE gene encoding glycolate oxidase subunit GlcE, which translates to MILTPDNEEDAGRIVSEAARRGTPLAISGGGTKACVGRPVGATETLSSSGLFGITLYEPSELVVSARAGTPLQDVVSVLHAEGQDLPFEPIDLRPLLDTEGTPTIGAVAATNLSGPRRIMAGAARDALLGVRFINGRGEAIKSGGRVMKNVTGLDLARYMSGSWGTLGFLTEVTFKVLPSPRDERTLILKGLADQIGIAALSVTLGSPYEVTGAAHVRGARGPSTLVRIEGAPFSVEYRSDQVTRMLKPYGQVTAVAGEDSRALWRDIAQAEPVAEPRGRAVWRISAPPQSAPAITESIGRAVDADWFYDWGGGLIWLATADQDDAGAQAIRAALGECGGHATLMRASAETRRQIEVFEPLAPPLAALARNLKTAFDPSGIFNPGRMYAGG; encoded by the coding sequence ATCATACTTACACCGGATAATGAAGAAGACGCGGGCCGCATCGTCTCCGAGGCGGCACGGCGCGGAACTCCGCTCGCCATTTCCGGCGGCGGCACCAAGGCCTGCGTCGGCCGCCCGGTCGGGGCCACAGAGACACTGAGTTCGTCGGGTCTTTTCGGTATCACGCTTTACGAGCCCAGCGAGCTGGTCGTCTCCGCACGCGCGGGAACGCCGCTTCAGGATGTCGTTTCCGTGCTGCACGCTGAAGGTCAGGATCTTCCGTTTGAGCCGATTGATCTTCGCCCGCTTCTGGACACGGAGGGCACGCCCACCATCGGAGCAGTGGCGGCCACGAATCTTTCCGGCCCGCGCCGGATCATGGCCGGGGCCGCGCGCGATGCGCTGCTCGGCGTGCGCTTCATCAACGGGCGCGGGGAGGCCATAAAATCCGGCGGCCGCGTGATGAAAAACGTTACCGGCCTCGATCTGGCGCGGTACATGTCGGGCTCGTGGGGCACGCTCGGCTTTCTCACCGAAGTGACATTCAAGGTGCTGCCCAGCCCGCGCGACGAGCGCACGCTGATACTGAAAGGACTGGCCGACCAGATCGGGATTGCCGCCCTCAGCGTCACACTCGGCTCTCCTTATGAGGTCACTGGCGCGGCGCATGTGCGCGGCGCGCGCGGCCCGTCTACACTTGTACGTATCGAGGGCGCGCCGTTCTCGGTCGAATACCGCAGCGATCAGGTGACGAGGATGCTCAAGCCTTACGGCCAGGTCACCGCTGTCGCCGGGGAGGACTCGCGGGCGCTCTGGCGCGACATCGCCCAGGCGGAACCGGTGGCCGAGCCGCGCGGGCGCGCCGTGTGGCGCATTAGTGCTCCGCCACAGTCCGCGCCAGCTATCACGGAAAGCATCGGGCGCGCCGTCGATGCCGATTGGTTCTATGATTGGGGTGGCGGACTGATCTGGCTTGCAACAGCCGATCAGGACGATGCTGGCGCACAAGCCATTCGCGCCGCCCTTGGCGAGTGCGGCGGACACGCAACCCTCATGCGTGCAAGCGCCGAAACGCGCCGGCAGATCGAGGTTTTTGAGCCGCTAGCGCCGCCGCTCGCCGCGCTCGCGCGCAATCTCAAAACGGCGTTCGATCCGTCTGGAATATTCAACCCCGGGCGGATGTACGCCGGCGGCTGA